In the genome of Nymphaea colorata isolate Beijing-Zhang1983 chromosome 9, ASM883128v2, whole genome shotgun sequence, one region contains:
- the LOC116260203 gene encoding glucose-1-phosphate adenylyltransferase large subunit 3, chloroplastic/amyloplastic, with amino-acid sequence MASSFWAYSLVNPSAADGLHKGSSGLAARDSELMTKSMKPLLLRRAPPAKAVHQPRLTTLCTSLNTPTMASEVQLKDMEMEKRNPRTVVAVILGGGAGTRLFPLTKRRAKPAVPIGGAYRLIDVPMSNCINSGINKVYILTQFNSASLNRHLGRAYNFGNGVNFGDGFVEVLAATQTPGEAGMRWFQGTADAVRQFHWLFEDARGKEIEDVLILSGDHLYRMDYMDFVQNHRQSGADITISCLPMDDSRASDFGLMKIDGKGRVIAFSEKPRGEELKAMEVDTTVLGLPREEAKNKPYIASMGVYVFKKEILLNLLRWRFPTANDFGSEIIPASAREFFIKAYLFNDYWEDIGTIKSFFEANLALTAHPPAFSFYDAQKPMYTSPRNLPPTKVDNCKIVDSIVSHGSFLDHCLVEHSVVGIRSRINSNVQLKDTVMLGADYYETDVEISSLLAEGRVPIGIGENTKIRNCIIDKNARIGKNVTIMNSEGIQEADRSSEGFYIRSGITIILKNSTIKDGFVI; translated from the exons ATGGCCTCCTCCTTCTGGGCCTATAGCCTTGTCAACCCCTCTGCCGCCGACGGATTGCATAAAGGAAGCTCGGGCTTGGCGGCCCGAGATTCCGAGTTGATGACTAAATCCATGAAGCCCCTTCTCCTCCGTCGTGCACCTCCGGCCAAGGCCGTCCACCAGCCAAGATTGACCACGCTCTGCACGTCACTGAACACTCCCACCATGGCCTCTGAGGTTCAG CTGAAGGATATGGAAATGGAAAAGAGGAATCCACGTACAGTCGTGGCCGTTATCCTAGGAGGAGGAGCTGGAACTCGGCTCTTCCCACTCACTAAAAGAAGAGCAAAGCCCGCT GTGCCCATAGGAGGTGCATACAGGCTAATCGATGTGCCAATGAGCAACTGCATAAACAGTGGAATTAACAAGGTTTACATTCTCACGCAATTCAACTCAGCATCACTAAACAGGCACCTTGGCCGTGCTTACAACTTTGGAAATGGAGTCAATTTTGGAGATGGATTTGTTGAG GTCTTAGCAGCTACTCAGACACCCGGAGAGGCAGGAATGAGGTGGTTCCAGGGGACCGCCGATGCTGTGCGCCAGTTTCATTGGCTTTTTGAG GATGCTAGAGGAAAGGAAATTGAGGACGTCCTTATTCTCTCTGGAGATCACCTTTACCGCATGGACTACATGGACTTTGTTCAG AATCATCGGCAGAGTGGTGCTGACATTACAATATCATGCCTGCCTATGGATGACAG TCGAGCATCTGACTTTGGTCTAATGAAAATTGATGGCAAAGGAAGAGTAATTGCATTCAGTGAAAAGCCCAGAGGAGAAGAACTGAAAGCAATG GAGGTGGACACAACAGTTTTGGGATTACCAAGAGAGGAGGCCAAAAACAAACCTTACATTGCATCCATGGGAGTTTATGTCTTTAAAAAGGAGATACTTCTAAATCTTTTAAG ATGGCGCTTTCCCACTGCAAATGACTTTGGTTCCGAAATTATACCAGCATCAGCAAGAGAGTTTTTCATCAAG GCTTATCTATTTAATGATTATTGGGAAGACATTGGAACGATCAAGTCCTTCTTTGAAGCAAATCTTGCCCTTACAGCTCAC CCCCCAGCGTTCAGTTTTTATGATGCACAAAAGCCAATGTATACATCTCCCAGAAACTTACCACCAACAAAAGTTGATAATTGCAAG ATTGTTGATTCGATTGTATCCCACGGGAGTTTCCTAGACCATTGCCTTGTGGAACACTCAGTTGTTGGAATCCGGTCAAGGATAAACTCCAATGTCCAACTAAAG GACACAGTGATGCTTGGAGCTGATTATTATGAAACTGATGTTGAAATATCTTCACTGCTGGCTGAAGGAAGAGTTCCAATTGGAATTGGCGAAAACACAAAAATCAG GAACTGTATAATTGATAAAAATGCCAGAATTGGGAAGAATGTCACAATTATGAACTCTGAG GGAATTCAAGAGGCAGATAGATCGTCAGAAGGATTTTATATTAGATCCGGGATTACAATCATCTTGAAGAATTCAACGATCAAGGACGGATTTGTCATATGA